A single Elephas maximus indicus isolate mEleMax1 chromosome 2, mEleMax1 primary haplotype, whole genome shotgun sequence DNA region contains:
- the LOX gene encoding protein-lysine 6-oxidase isoform X2: MRLAWTALLLGPLQLFALVRCASPAAGQQQPPREPPAAPGAWRQRIQWENNGQVFSLLSLGSQYQPQRRRDPGAVAPQPRTPVLLLRNNRTAAARARSGGSTGTPADRPRPTARHWFQAGYSSSGPGGTGGSHAGNGTAVGERPTLSNLQPPSRVDGMVGDDPYNPYKYSDDNPYYNYYDTYERPRSGSRYRPGYGTGYFQYGLPDLVPDPYYIQASTYVQKMAMYNLRCAAEENCLASTAYRADVRDYDHRVLLRFPQRVKNQGTSDFLPSRPRYSWEWHSCHQHFHSMDEFSHYDLLDASTQRRVAEGHKASFCLEDTSCDYGYQRRFACTAHTQGLSPGCYDTYNADIDCQWIDITDVKPGNYILKVSVNPSYLVPESDYSNNVVRCEIRYTGHHAYASGCTISP; encoded by the exons ATGCGCCTCGCCTGGACCGCGCTCCTGCTCGGCCCGCTGCAGCTCTTTGCGCTCGTGCGCTGCGCCTCACCCGCCGCCGGCCAGCAGCAGCCCCCGCGCGAGCCGCCGGCGGCTCCGGGCGCCTGGCGGCAGAGGATCCAATGGGAGAACAACGGGCAGGTGTTCAGCCTACTGAGCCTGGGCTCGCAGTACCAGCCGCAGCGCCGCAGGGACCCAGGTGCCGTCGCCCCGCAGCCTCGCACGCCTGTCCTGCTGCTCCGGAACAACCGCACAGCGGCGGCGCGGGCGCGGTCAGGCGGCTCGACGGGAACCCCCGCCGACCGCCCCAGGCCCACCGCCCGCCACTGGTTCCAAGCTGGCTACTCGTCGTCCGGACCCGGCGGCACTGGCGGCTCGCACGCGGGCAACGGGACTGCTGTAGGAGAGCGCCCAACACTCAGCAACCTGCAGCCGCCCAGCCGTGTGGACGGCATGGTGGGCGACGACCCATACAACCCCTACAAGTATTCCGACGACAACCCCTATTACAACTACTACGACACGTACGAGAGGCCACGGTCTGGGAGCAGGTATCGGCCGGGATACGGCACCGGGTACTTCCAATACG GTCTCCCGGACCTGGTGCCTGACCCCTACTACATCCAGGCGTCCACTTACGTGCAGAAGATGGCCATGTACAATCTGAGATGCGCTGCCGAGGAAAACTGCCTTGCCAG TACAGCATATAGGGCAGATGTCAGAGATTACGATCACAGGGtgctgctaagatttccccaaaGAGTGAAAAACCAAGGGACATCAGATTTCTTACCAAGCCGACCGAGATATTCCTGGGAATGGCATAGCTGTCACCA ACATttccacagcatggatgaattcAGCCACTATGACCTGCTTGATGCCAGCACCCAGAGGAGAGTGGCtgaaggccacaaagcaagcttcTGTCTAGAGGACACGTCCTGCGACTATGGCTACCAGAGGCGATTTGCCTGTACTGCACACACACAG GGGTTGAGTCCTGGCTGTTATGATACCTACAATGCAGACATAGACTGCCAATGGATTGATATTACAGATGTAAAACCAGGAAACTACATTCTAAAG GTcagtgtgaaccccagctaccTGGTGCCTGAGTCAGACTATTCCAACAATGTCGTGCGCTGTGAAATACGCTACACAGGACATCACGCGTATGCCTCAGGCTGCACAATTTCACCGTAA
- the LOX gene encoding protein-lysine 6-oxidase isoform X1, whose protein sequence is MRLAWTALLLGPLQLFALVRCASPAAGQQQPPREPPAAPGAWRQRIQWENNGQVFSLLSLGSQYQPQRRRDPGAVAPQPRTPVLLLRNNRTAAARARSGGSTGTPADRPRPTARHWFQAGYSSSGPGGTGGSHAGNGTAVGERPTLSNLQPPSRVDGMVGDDPYNPYKYSDDNPYYNYYDTYERPRSGSRYRPGYGTGYFQYGLPDLVPDPYYIQASTYVQKMAMYNLRCAAEENCLASTAYRADVRDYDHRVLLRFPQRVKNQGTSDFLPSRPRYSWEWHSCHQHFHSMDEFSHYDLLDASTQRRVAEGHKASFCLEDTSCDYGYQRRFACTAHTQGLSPGCYDTYNADIDCQWIDITDVKPGNYILKVSVNPSYLVPESDYSNNVVRCEIRYTGHHAYASGCTISPY, encoded by the exons ATGCGCCTCGCCTGGACCGCGCTCCTGCTCGGCCCGCTGCAGCTCTTTGCGCTCGTGCGCTGCGCCTCACCCGCCGCCGGCCAGCAGCAGCCCCCGCGCGAGCCGCCGGCGGCTCCGGGCGCCTGGCGGCAGAGGATCCAATGGGAGAACAACGGGCAGGTGTTCAGCCTACTGAGCCTGGGCTCGCAGTACCAGCCGCAGCGCCGCAGGGACCCAGGTGCCGTCGCCCCGCAGCCTCGCACGCCTGTCCTGCTGCTCCGGAACAACCGCACAGCGGCGGCGCGGGCGCGGTCAGGCGGCTCGACGGGAACCCCCGCCGACCGCCCCAGGCCCACCGCCCGCCACTGGTTCCAAGCTGGCTACTCGTCGTCCGGACCCGGCGGCACTGGCGGCTCGCACGCGGGCAACGGGACTGCTGTAGGAGAGCGCCCAACACTCAGCAACCTGCAGCCGCCCAGCCGTGTGGACGGCATGGTGGGCGACGACCCATACAACCCCTACAAGTATTCCGACGACAACCCCTATTACAACTACTACGACACGTACGAGAGGCCACGGTCTGGGAGCAGGTATCGGCCGGGATACGGCACCGGGTACTTCCAATACG GTCTCCCGGACCTGGTGCCTGACCCCTACTACATCCAGGCGTCCACTTACGTGCAGAAGATGGCCATGTACAATCTGAGATGCGCTGCCGAGGAAAACTGCCTTGCCAG TACAGCATATAGGGCAGATGTCAGAGATTACGATCACAGGGtgctgctaagatttccccaaaGAGTGAAAAACCAAGGGACATCAGATTTCTTACCAAGCCGACCGAGATATTCCTGGGAATGGCATAGCTGTCACCA ACATttccacagcatggatgaattcAGCCACTATGACCTGCTTGATGCCAGCACCCAGAGGAGAGTGGCtgaaggccacaaagcaagcttcTGTCTAGAGGACACGTCCTGCGACTATGGCTACCAGAGGCGATTTGCCTGTACTGCACACACACAG GGGTTGAGTCCTGGCTGTTATGATACCTACAATGCAGACATAGACTGCCAATGGATTGATATTACAGATGTAAAACCAGGAAACTACATTCTAAAG GTcagtgtgaaccccagctaccTGGTGCCTGAGTCAGACTATTCCAACAATGTCGTGCGCTGTGAAATACGCTACACAGGACATCACGCGTATGCCTCAGGCTGCACAATTTCACC